The window CCTGGTCAAGCCACTGGCCAAAAAGTTAGCTGGGGAGTTTGCCGACATTCGCCTGAAGACCAAAGTCACCGGCATTGAGGCCAGGAAAGATGGCCTGCATGTCAGCTTAGAGGGACCGAACGGCAAGGACGTCAAGACCTACGACCGCGCCCTGGTGGCCGTCGGCCGGCGCCCGAACGGCACCGATCTGGGCCTGGAGGCCTTGGGCGTGACGGTGACCGAACGCGGCTTCATTGAGGTCGATGGCCAGCGGCGCACCGGCGCGGGGCACATTTTCGCAATCGGCGATGTAGCCGGCGAACCGATGCTGGCACATAAGGCCGCCCACGAGGGCAAGGTAGCCGCGGAAGTCATCGCCGGTCACAAGGCCGCGTTTGCACCGCTGGCGATCCCAGCTGTGGTGTTCACCGACCCCGAAATCAGCTGGGCCGGCCTGACTGAACAGCAGGCCAAGAAAGACGGCATCGCCTACGCCAAAGCGGTGTTCCCCTGGGCGGCCAATGGCCGCAGCCTGACTCTGGGTCGCGACGAAGGTCTGACCAAAATCCTGTTTGACGAAACCAGCCGCCGGGTGCTGGGCATCGGCATCGTCGGCCCGGGCGCCGGCGACCTGCTTGCCGAGGGCGTACTGGCCATCGAAATGGGCGCTGACGCCCAGGATCTGGCGCTCACTATTCACGCCCATCCCACCTTATCCGAAACCGTCGGGATGGCA of the Immundisolibacter sp. genome contains:
- the lpdA gene encoding dihydrolipoyl dehydrogenase codes for the protein MTTPVRTQLVVLGAGPGGYSAAFRAADLGLQVVLVERDERLGGVCLNVGCIPSKALLHVAKVIDEAAHTPGVAFGKPKIDLDAVRTGKNKVVAKLTGGLVALARQRKVQVVHGAAKFTAAHTLRVETPNGPVDIEFEHAIVATGSTPVRILGLPDDPRVMDSTGALALTDIPRKLLVIGGGYIGLEMATVYRALGSAVSVVEFMDTLLPGADTDLVKPLAKKLAGEFADIRLKTKVTGIEARKDGLHVSLEGPNGKDVKTYDRALVAVGRRPNGTDLGLEALGVTVTERGFIEVDGQRRTGAGHIFAIGDVAGEPMLAHKAAHEGKVAAEVIAGHKAAFAPLAIPAVVFTDPEISWAGLTEQQAKKDGIAYAKAVFPWAANGRSLTLGRDEGLTKILFDETSRRVLGIGIVGPGAGDLLAEGVLAIEMGADAQDLALTIHAHPTLSETVGMAAEMFVGTVTDIMSSKR